A section of the Candidatus Aminicenantes bacterium genome encodes:
- a CDS encoding zinc ribbon domain-containing protein codes for MPIYEYRCGACGRKSTFVTLSVGAALDPRCQHCGSGEVRKLVSRVAILRSEAGRLEGLDDPSALSGLDESDPASMARWMKKMGREMGEEAGPEFEQEIDRAVEEAAEGKDGPGDAAMGDGGGDEDPGGPS; via the coding sequence ATGCCGATCTACGAATACCGCTGCGGCGCTTGCGGCCGCAAGTCGACGTTTGTGACTCTGTCCGTCGGCGCGGCGCTCGATCCGCGCTGCCAGCATTGCGGGAGCGGCGAGGTCCGCAAGCTCGTGTCGCGGGTGGCCATTCTGCGGTCCGAGGCCGGCCGGCTGGAGGGCCTGGACGATCCGTCCGCCCTGTCCGGCCTGGACGAAAGCGACCCCGCCTCGATGGCCCGCTGGATGAAGAAAATGGGCCGGGAAATGGGGGAGGAAGCCGGGCCGGAATTCGAGCAAGAGATCGACCGGGCCGTCGAGGAGGCGGCGGAGGGAAAAGACGGGCCCGGCGACGCGGCGATGGGGGACGGCGGCGGCGACGAGGACCCGGGAGGCCCGTCTTGA